A genome region from Rhodopseudomonas boonkerdii includes the following:
- a CDS encoding ParB/RepB/Spo0J family partition protein: MTARRGETSMAKSVRKITLSQSRDIPFNRLVLSQSNVRRIKAGVSIEELAQDIARRTLLQSLTVRPVLDDGGAETGMFEIPAGGRRYRALELLVKQKLLSRNAPVPCVIRTDGLAEEDSLAENIQRVPLEPLDQFRAFRDLVEKGRTEEEVAAAFFVSVSVVKQRLRLAAVSPALLDVYAEDGMSLDQLMAFAVNPDHERQQQVWQAVQRSHNKEPYYIRRLLTEGAVRASDKRAQFVGIEAYETAGGDIIRDLFQQDDGGWLQEPMLLDRLVDEKLEREAGNIRSEGWKWVEVAVDFPYGHIYGLRRIAGEAVAMTDEEVAAAEALHAEYERLEQDHSEIDVLPEGGDQRLGEIETALDELDERPVQYDPDEIARAGAFVSIDASGALRVERGYVRPEDEPAIPQAEGEAEAEQSATPAATSASGDTTEGQTCTSANTEAPDQEEGIKPIPDRLMTELTAYRTLALRDALAGDPDVAFLAALHALCLKLFYRYTPESCLDVDAKSVVFGSQAPGLGDATIAKAVDQRHRQWSAQLPRESAELWDALTSFDRDSRDALFAHCIALSVNAVYEPSNRRPRALDHADRLAEAIGLDIAAAGWSPTVDNYFGRVTKARILQAVREVKGETAAQLIEHLKKGEMAERAEELLTGSGWLPEPLRTPGRPSSATSSSPESGPISPPLRGRTRQ, encoded by the coding sequence TTGACCGCCCGTCGAGGAGAAACGTCAATGGCAAAATCCGTTCGCAAGATCACCCTCAGTCAGTCCAGGGATATCCCCTTCAACCGGCTGGTGCTGAGCCAGTCCAATGTCCGACGTATCAAAGCGGGCGTCTCGATCGAGGAGCTTGCGCAAGACATCGCTCGGCGCACGCTGCTCCAGAGCCTCACCGTCCGGCCGGTTCTCGACGATGGCGGCGCCGAAACCGGCATGTTCGAAATCCCGGCCGGTGGGCGGCGCTATCGCGCGCTCGAACTGCTGGTCAAGCAGAAGCTGCTCTCGCGCAACGCGCCGGTTCCCTGCGTCATCCGGACCGATGGCCTCGCCGAGGAGGATTCGCTCGCCGAGAACATCCAGCGGGTCCCACTTGAGCCCCTCGATCAGTTCCGCGCCTTCCGCGATCTCGTCGAGAAGGGGAGGACCGAGGAGGAGGTTGCAGCCGCTTTCTTCGTAAGCGTGTCGGTGGTCAAGCAACGGCTCCGGCTCGCCGCCGTCTCGCCAGCGCTGCTCGACGTCTATGCCGAAGACGGCATGAGCCTCGACCAATTGATGGCGTTTGCGGTCAATCCGGACCACGAGCGCCAGCAGCAGGTATGGCAGGCGGTGCAGCGTTCGCACAACAAGGAGCCGTATTACATCCGGCGTCTGCTGACCGAAGGCGCCGTGCGCGCCTCCGACAAGCGCGCCCAGTTCGTCGGAATCGAGGCCTATGAGACCGCAGGCGGCGACATCATCCGCGATCTTTTTCAGCAGGATGACGGCGGTTGGCTGCAAGAGCCGATGCTGCTCGACAGGCTCGTCGATGAGAAGCTGGAGCGTGAGGCGGGCAACATCCGCTCCGAAGGCTGGAAATGGGTCGAGGTTGCCGTCGATTTTCCTTACGGCCACATCTATGGTCTACGCCGCATCGCCGGCGAGGCCGTTGCGATGACCGACGAGGAGGTTGCGGCGGCTGAAGCGCTGCACGCCGAGTATGAGCGTCTCGAGCAGGACCATTCCGAGATCGACGTCCTTCCTGAAGGGGGCGATCAGCGCCTTGGCGAGATCGAGACGGCCCTTGACGAACTCGATGAGCGGCCCGTCCAGTACGATCCTGACGAAATCGCGCGCGCGGGTGCCTTCGTCAGCATCGACGCGTCTGGCGCGCTTCGGGTCGAGCGCGGCTATGTCCGTCCCGAGGATGAGCCGGCAATTCCGCAGGCGGAGGGAGAAGCTGAGGCCGAGCAGAGTGCCACCCCAGCGGCAACCTCTGCCTCCGGAGATACGACCGAAGGGCAGACATGCACCTCGGCAAATACCGAGGCGCCCGATCAGGAGGAAGGCATCAAGCCGATCCCTGACCGGTTGATGACCGAACTCACAGCGTACCGCACTCTGGCCTTGCGCGACGCGCTCGCAGGGGACCCGGACGTTGCGTTCCTGGCGGCACTGCACGCGCTTTGCCTGAAGCTCTTCTACCGCTACACGCCCGAGTCCTGCCTCGACGTGGATGCGAAGAGCGTCGTCTTCGGCAGCCAGGCGCCAGGCCTCGGCGATGCCACGATCGCCAAAGCCGTCGACCAGAGGCACCGGCAGTGGTCGGCGCAGTTGCCGCGTGAATCGGCCGAGCTCTGGGACGCGCTCACGAGCTTCGATCGGGACAGCCGCGATGCCCTGTTCGCACATTGCATCGCGCTGAGCGTCAATGCGGTGTACGAGCCCTCGAATCGGCGCCCGCGTGCGCTGGACCACGCCGACCGCCTCGCTGAGGCCATCGGGCTCGATATTGCCGCCGCCGGCTGGTCGCCGACCGTCGACAACTATTTCGGGCGGGTCACCAAGGCGCGCATCTTGCAAGCCGTCCGAGAAGTCAAGGGAGAGACCGCGGCTCAACTCATTGAGCACCTGAAGAAGGGCGAGATGGCGGAGAGGGCGGAAGAACTCCTTACTGGCTCGGGTTGGCTTCCGGAGCCGCTGCGCACGCCTGGTCGCCCCTCCAGCGCGACATCATCTTCGCCTGAATCTGGCCCGATTTCCCCGCCGCTTCGGGGGAGGACGCGCCAGTGA
- a CDS encoding DUF932 domain-containing protein, translated as MTQLNVLHAARDEHGGYKVDVSRGERVGRVSSEWFSRPADERYLSLTELHAAVQGRAERSRTRTVESEAIRVEANRDNAERLTLMLPGESAPLSPTHWSFGQLATMVGAPSAYLRQLPAPLAAINLQYGLTSNRAELIKTLEVEEGRVELRAVTSPDYGRIFDQELVAAVQRIAGNGTGDTRWKVPGVLDWSTGIYNPRVDITKATTTLYASDRDVFLFLVDDFNPIEAGKLPDGSPDLYFRGFYCWNSEVGAKTLGIASFYLRAVCQNRNLWGVEDFEEITIRHSKFAATRFAHEAAPALARFANSSPTPFVNGIRAARERIVARTDEERTEFLRKRGFGKSETAKIIETVLAEEGRKPESVFDFVQGITAVARDKPHQDGRLDLEAKAKKLLDRAN; from the coding sequence ATGACGCAACTGAATGTCCTGCACGCCGCTCGCGATGAGCATGGCGGTTATAAGGTGGATGTGAGCCGCGGTGAGCGCGTCGGTCGCGTCTCCTCGGAATGGTTCTCCCGGCCGGCGGACGAGCGGTACTTGTCGCTCACCGAGCTTCACGCCGCCGTTCAGGGCCGCGCCGAGCGAAGCCGGACCCGGACAGTCGAAAGCGAGGCGATCCGGGTGGAAGCCAATCGCGATAACGCGGAGCGGCTGACGCTCATGTTGCCGGGCGAGAGCGCACCTTTGTCGCCAACCCATTGGAGCTTCGGTCAGCTCGCAACGATGGTGGGCGCGCCATCCGCGTATTTGCGGCAGCTTCCGGCGCCACTCGCGGCCATCAACTTGCAATACGGACTGACCTCGAATCGAGCAGAGCTGATCAAGACGCTCGAAGTCGAGGAGGGCCGCGTTGAACTACGGGCGGTCACAAGCCCAGATTACGGCCGCATCTTTGACCAAGAGCTTGTGGCCGCCGTGCAGCGAATTGCCGGGAACGGCACCGGCGACACGCGTTGGAAGGTCCCCGGCGTGCTCGACTGGTCGACCGGCATCTACAATCCGCGAGTTGACATCACGAAAGCGACCACCACCCTCTACGCCTCCGACCGGGACGTGTTCCTGTTCCTGGTCGACGACTTCAACCCCATCGAGGCGGGCAAGCTGCCTGACGGCTCGCCCGACCTCTACTTCCGCGGCTTCTATTGCTGGAATTCTGAGGTCGGTGCCAAGACGCTTGGGATCGCAAGCTTCTACCTTCGCGCCGTGTGCCAGAATCGCAATCTTTGGGGTGTGGAAGATTTCGAGGAGATCACCATCCGTCACTCCAAATTCGCGGCTACCCGCTTCGCCCACGAGGCTGCGCCGGCGCTCGCTCGCTTCGCCAACTCCTCGCCGACACCCTTCGTCAATGGCATCAGGGCGGCGCGAGAGCGGATTGTTGCGCGCACGGATGAGGAGCGCACCGAGTTTCTTCGTAAGCGGGGGTTTGGCAAGTCGGAGACGGCGAAGATCATTGAGACGGTGCTTGCCGAGGAAGGCCGCAAACCCGAGAGTGTCTTCGACTTCGTGCAAGGCATCACCGCGGTGGCACGCGACAAGCCGCACCAGGACGGCCGGTTGGACCTCGAGGCGAAGGCCAAGAAGTTGCTCGATCGTGCTAACTAA
- a CDS encoding type IV secretion system DNA-binding domain-containing protein, producing the protein MNNPIRLFQPALLVALGAALITLVAGAISLFLIAPPTVDVLFHGNVSLASDVAFHEILQNLRGERCGHSSWPIVCRLDWIQAITAQLLESPIGARRLATIALAVLAASGFAFCFAYADTPPIENLTVTRGRRIETGPYAFRALRHAVHRHGPPQAHDLWLLPQVQLNAASAARNLLLVGTQGSGKTGLLRAFAEQYLNDLSGRTFVFDAKGDMLAGLPVDSMILVAPQDARGWAIDIGREITNPLVAREFAAKCVPVSEQDPMWGHATRSLLADIIMALRARSGDAWGWSNLAEAGLSSLADIRRMLLESGGKSAALLNFGDDPEENRTVMSILITLWVTVLSVIEPLARAWSEVDSSRRFTVRDWLAPGSQLPRTLLLQKSGEYAELSSTVGSFLAERVAAGALVSTRRRAGTEHLTMLLDEFPEVPIERLPRLLALGRELHVNTIATVQDLGQITAMFGQEQGSVVEARFGIRLVLRLEPGETAQRICEVWVGRRQVRRRRDATVEELARGITKPMETVWDDTITTDFLSDALGVFEMSAGKTIRVLVTGFPTLAVVDVPLTTWADRREAHIPAPWIADAG; encoded by the coding sequence ATGAACAATCCCATCCGGCTGTTTCAGCCCGCCCTGCTCGTGGCGCTCGGCGCTGCCCTGATCACGCTCGTCGCGGGCGCGATCTCGCTCTTTCTCATCGCGCCGCCAACCGTCGACGTGCTGTTCCACGGCAACGTCAGCCTCGCCAGCGACGTCGCCTTTCACGAAATCCTTCAGAACCTTCGGGGCGAGAGGTGCGGCCATTCGAGCTGGCCGATCGTGTGCCGGCTTGACTGGATCCAGGCGATCACAGCGCAGTTGCTGGAGTCACCGATCGGAGCCAGGCGGCTTGCCACTATCGCTCTTGCGGTTCTGGCGGCAAGCGGCTTTGCCTTTTGCTTCGCTTATGCTGATACTCCGCCGATCGAGAACCTCACAGTCACGCGCGGCCGGCGCATCGAGACCGGACCTTATGCGTTCCGCGCGCTGCGCCATGCGGTTCATCGTCACGGCCCGCCGCAGGCGCATGATCTGTGGCTCCTCCCGCAGGTGCAATTGAATGCGGCTTCCGCAGCGCGCAACCTCTTGTTGGTCGGCACGCAAGGGTCGGGCAAGACCGGCTTGTTGCGGGCATTTGCCGAACAGTACCTCAATGATCTGAGCGGCCGGACATTCGTGTTCGACGCGAAGGGGGACATGCTGGCCGGCTTGCCCGTGGATTCGATGATCCTGGTGGCTCCGCAGGATGCGCGCGGGTGGGCGATCGACATCGGCCGCGAGATTACCAATCCTCTCGTCGCACGGGAATTCGCGGCGAAATGCGTCCCGGTCTCCGAGCAGGATCCGATGTGGGGCCATGCGACGCGGAGCCTCCTTGCCGATATCATCATGGCGCTACGCGCGCGCTCGGGTGATGCCTGGGGCTGGAGCAACCTTGCCGAGGCAGGACTTTCCTCGCTGGCAGATATTCGCCGGATGCTGCTCGAGAGCGGCGGGAAGAGCGCTGCACTATTGAATTTCGGCGACGATCCTGAAGAAAACCGCACCGTCATGTCAATCCTGATCACGCTCTGGGTGACGGTTTTGAGCGTGATAGAGCCGCTCGCGCGCGCCTGGTCGGAGGTCGACTCATCGCGGCGGTTCACCGTGCGCGACTGGCTGGCGCCAGGCTCCCAGCTCCCGCGCACGCTGCTTCTGCAGAAGTCGGGCGAGTATGCCGAGCTTTCTTCCACGGTCGGCAGCTTCTTGGCGGAGCGGGTGGCCGCCGGGGCGCTCGTCTCCACTCGCCGTCGCGCCGGCACGGAGCACCTGACCATGCTGCTCGATGAATTCCCGGAGGTGCCAATCGAGCGTCTGCCGCGACTGCTCGCGCTTGGGCGCGAACTGCATGTGAACACGATCGCCACCGTGCAGGACCTCGGTCAGATCACCGCTATGTTCGGTCAAGAGCAAGGCTCAGTTGTCGAAGCGCGCTTTGGCATTCGATTGGTTCTTCGTCTGGAGCCGGGCGAAACCGCACAACGGATCTGCGAAGTCTGGGTCGGACGCCGTCAGGTCCGCAGGCGCCGCGATGCAACCGTGGAGGAGTTGGCCCGAGGGATCACCAAGCCGATGGAGACCGTTTGGGACGATACGATCACGACCGACTTCCTCTCGGATGCGCTCGGCGTGTTCGAGATGTCAGCCGGGAAAACGATCCGCGTCCTGGTGACGGGCTTTCCGACGCTCGCTGTCGTCGACGTCCCGCTGACGACCTGGGCTGATCGGCGCGAAGCGCACATCCCGGCACCCTGGATTGCCGACGCTGGATGA
- the mobF gene encoding MobF family relaxase — MVATWNPAASASYYTRQTEYYLGDAEPAGLWYAPAGDFGVVDGAQVERETFEQLYNAVDADGQPLLDNIRRHKERTSAFDVTLSAPRSVSLVWGLATPETKRLIEAAQQRAVRATLSMLEREATWARRGRNGMSLEKVALTAATFQHGESRPSKHADGRIFADANLHTHCVCMNISTRQSDGTIGALHSKVIRDWKMAAGATYHAALAHELTTLGFDIDRVGKNGIFEIAGVDGATITYFSARRQEIEEELAEHGVTSGEATALAAAIAKATRSSKRESVSFGREDVWRDAAQSLGLDTGSFSESLRAPSKARNQEADEGLLSDRLAALPAILTERESVIERRELLRSVAAALVGTGLPAERAETELKRLLSQGAFLEIGHDALGLPCYSTPEMLAIEREVVEQAQRLANQSWHFVDQKSLRDRCGALGLTAEQSEAALAATTSSAVVIVEGAPGVGKSTLLAPVLQGYAKAGCRVIGAASAWRIANMLRDDLGIEARATASWIARLKAGEKVLDKQTVLIVDEAGLLSSRDMHALLGAVTEADAKIILVGDRQQLQAIGAGPGLDLVARAVEAARVNNIVRQREAWAREAITAFGAGRAEPALDAFAERGLLIEADGAKAAITEVLDSAEQVHARDAAASILILAKSNAAVAAISQVARERLKHSGIIQGPEVSFAAATPSGHSTQIALAAGDKIRFLVRDDELAVVNGSTATIVKVSEAAVPLGDASRIIIEAEIEGRRIAFDPMQLADAQGRPRLGWAYASTVYGCQGLTVDHAVVHLDHSYNRHDIYVAASRARERTTLVVDAKSIDRRLASELPFDQQRDDVVFSASQRQNWLAERLSRASPKISTLDIIEGSQPLTEKDRHHRRELSYEL; from the coding sequence GTGGTTGCAACCTGGAATCCGGCAGCAAGCGCCAGCTACTACACGCGCCAGACCGAGTATTACCTCGGCGACGCCGAACCTGCGGGCCTCTGGTACGCGCCGGCGGGTGATTTTGGCGTTGTAGACGGCGCGCAAGTCGAGCGCGAGACCTTCGAGCAATTGTACAATGCCGTCGACGCGGATGGGCAGCCCCTGCTGGATAACATCCGCCGCCATAAGGAGCGGACAAGCGCGTTCGACGTGACACTCAGCGCGCCGCGCTCGGTATCCCTGGTCTGGGGGCTGGCAACGCCCGAGACGAAGCGTCTCATCGAGGCTGCGCAGCAGCGAGCCGTCAGGGCGACGCTGAGCATGCTGGAGCGCGAGGCGACCTGGGCACGCCGGGGCCGCAATGGCATGTCGCTCGAGAAGGTCGCACTCACGGCCGCCACGTTTCAGCATGGCGAAAGCCGACCTTCAAAACACGCCGACGGGCGCATATTCGCAGATGCAAATTTGCATACGCATTGCGTATGCATGAACATCTCGACCCGCCAGAGCGACGGCACAATTGGAGCTCTTCACTCCAAGGTGATCCGCGACTGGAAGATGGCGGCCGGCGCGACCTATCACGCCGCCCTCGCACATGAGCTGACGACGCTCGGCTTTGATATCGATCGTGTCGGCAAGAACGGCATCTTCGAAATCGCCGGCGTGGATGGTGCCACGATTACGTATTTCAGCGCGCGTCGTCAGGAGATCGAGGAGGAACTCGCTGAACATGGCGTCACCAGCGGCGAGGCCACCGCACTGGCCGCCGCCATCGCCAAGGCGACGAGAAGCAGCAAGCGGGAGAGTGTAAGTTTCGGGCGCGAGGATGTCTGGCGCGACGCCGCGCAATCGCTGGGCCTCGACACCGGATCATTTTCCGAAAGCTTGAGGGCCCCCTCGAAGGCGCGTAATCAGGAAGCCGACGAAGGGCTGCTCTCCGACCGGTTGGCCGCCCTGCCGGCGATCCTCACCGAACGTGAGAGCGTGATTGAGCGGCGCGAGCTCCTGCGTTCCGTCGCTGCCGCCCTGGTCGGCACCGGCTTGCCAGCCGAGCGCGCCGAAACTGAACTCAAGCGCCTGCTGAGCCAGGGAGCCTTTCTGGAAATTGGGCATGATGCCCTTGGCCTGCCCTGCTATTCGACGCCGGAGATGCTCGCGATCGAGCGGGAGGTCGTCGAACAGGCGCAACGTCTCGCGAACCAGTCCTGGCACTTCGTCGATCAGAAATCGCTGAGGGACCGTTGCGGAGCCTTGGGGCTCACCGCCGAGCAGTCGGAAGCGGCGCTCGCCGCAACGACAAGCTCGGCGGTCGTTATCGTCGAAGGCGCCCCTGGGGTCGGCAAGTCCACACTGCTCGCGCCAGTCTTGCAAGGATACGCGAAAGCCGGATGTCGGGTGATCGGTGCCGCTTCCGCATGGCGAATCGCCAACATGCTCCGGGATGACCTCGGCATCGAAGCCCGGGCAACGGCCTCCTGGATCGCGCGGCTCAAAGCCGGCGAGAAGGTGCTCGACAAGCAGACCGTCCTGATTGTCGATGAGGCCGGCCTGCTCTCCTCGCGGGACATGCACGCGCTGCTTGGCGCCGTCACCGAAGCTGACGCCAAGATCATCCTCGTGGGGGATCGGCAGCAGCTCCAGGCGATCGGCGCCGGTCCTGGCCTAGATCTGGTGGCGCGCGCCGTTGAAGCTGCGCGCGTCAACAACATTGTTCGTCAGCGCGAGGCATGGGCGCGGGAAGCCATCACGGCCTTCGGCGCCGGCCGGGCGGAGCCCGCGCTTGATGCGTTCGCAGAACGCGGTCTATTGATCGAAGCGGACGGCGCCAAAGCAGCGATCACCGAGGTGCTGGATTCGGCAGAGCAAGTTCATGCACGTGACGCCGCGGCCTCGATCCTGATCCTCGCCAAGTCCAACGCCGCAGTGGCCGCGATCTCTCAGGTCGCTCGCGAGCGCCTCAAGCACAGCGGCATCATCCAGGGCCCCGAGGTTAGCTTCGCCGCGGCCACGCCGTCCGGCCACTCAACGCAGATCGCGTTGGCGGCCGGGGACAAGATCAGGTTCCTCGTCCGCGATGACGAACTTGCGGTAGTCAATGGTTCGACCGCGACCATCGTCAAGGTCAGTGAAGCCGCTGTGCCCCTTGGAGATGCAAGTCGCATCATCATCGAGGCCGAAATCGAGGGTCGGCGAATTGCCTTCGATCCGATGCAGCTTGCCGACGCGCAAGGACGCCCCCGCCTTGGTTGGGCTTATGCCTCGACTGTCTACGGCTGCCAGGGCCTCACGGTCGATCATGCCGTCGTGCACCTGGATCACAGCTATAATCGTCATGACATCTACGTGGCGGCAAGCCGCGCGCGGGAGCGGACGACGCTCGTGGTCGATGCCAAGAGCATTGACCGGCGCCTCGCCTCCGAGCTGCCCTTCGATCAGCAGCGTGATGATGTGGTCTTTTCGGCGAGCCAGCGCCAGAACTGGCTCGCCGAACGACTGTCGCGTGCCTCGCCCAAGATTTCCACGCTCGATATCATTGAGGGCTCGCAACCGCTGACGGAGAAGGATCGGCATCATCGGCGGGAGCTCAGCTATGAGCTCTAA